In Haematobia irritans isolate KBUSLIRL chromosome 1, ASM5000362v1, whole genome shotgun sequence, a genomic segment contains:
- the Kdm3 gene encoding lysine demethylase 3, which produces MASEMQTDFVVPNEEVAVQEELSQEDLDEDNKPKTSLNELKNFRIQRKRENEEKGVDDRRLTGPPNKQPTLENAENEIKSIITEPPNKQPTLENTETEIKSIIEVHIDNLDINKRVLVSDLMTIADLKEEALIQLQDSTMEMLQDAKLQIVHELTSNKKISDSSLLKNSDQMMEVINADGMQAKTSSTQAFVASNNKRKPNDYSSRNLSIHFDEGSNNSQNEEELFDHLEKLTPEEELKDAIYRKSCNPFLQHLPCFKLQTKIANPSEIEAPDASISQPTKIHKCRECRRRTPQQGSNDVYCRFYEFRCLQYTEDGQLLVAGFPNPYTDPTQEEINIWKPDENTEPTAGNIDIQVCRYILLHVGDQFCYLWRQEAEALKLHENANSTIAWKKVVQGIREICDVCDTTLFNFHWTCDKCGFGVCLDCFKDRKEGTPVRKIQPGEKPQKGRDECYWLLCSGGVIHHMKDLMLTQIIAGDALNVLGRLLHDVRRLWQIPQLCGCLLSQQELPNGELKSLIQDMIKESQLKQQTSDSSLATEETLRKQSRLEQIHSKALEFARSNGIDYVPGRTHNKQTLGKDPITSAFDNFKHINFLRKGLAGLRRFLPPRAMILTHSSLIAPGVPHEWLCDGKLLRLTNANHPDNRILFQEVWKCGQPVMISEVAESLNLDLWRPDAFLKDFGDKPNDLINCLNGNLVPNQPMRHFWEGFQCMKKRLLDANGKPMLLKLKDWPPGDDFAEILPTRYMDLMRGLPMPEYTLRTGNLNIASCLPKMFVPPDLGPKMYNAYGSAFHPDKGTTNLHLDISDAVNIMVYVGIPEDSDSKSQISASHKAIAMGGCEFLTRARVQNKNVVPGALWHIFPARDADKIRDLLNRVTLEKGYRLEPDHDPIHDQNWYLDDKLRARLFKEYGVEGYPIVQCLGDAVFIPAGAPHQVQNLHNCIKVAEDFVSPENITHCFHLTHEFRRLSHSHTNHEDKLQIKNIIYHAIKDCCTILTRSLENRLDQEISQAEEMKRTIQNRADNIADFA; this is translated from the coding sequence ATGGCAAGTGAAATGCAAACCGATTTCGTTGTGCCTAATGAGGAAGTTGCAGTTCAGGAAGAGTTATCGCAGGAAGATCTTGATGAAGataacaaaccgaaaacatctttaaatgaactaaaaaactttcGAATACAACGAAAACGGGAAAATGAAGAAAAAGGCGTTGACGATAGGCGGCTTACTGGACCGCCTAATAAGCAACCCACTTTAGAAAATGCCGAAAATGAGATCAAATCTATAATTACTGAACCGCCTAATAAGCAACCCACTTTAGAAAATACCGAAACTGAGATCAAATCTATAATAGAAGTCCATATTGACAATTTAGATATAAATAAACGAGTATTGGTATCGGATTTGATGACTATTGCGGATTTGAAAGAAGAAGCGCTAATACAACTTCAAGATTCTACTATGGAAATGCTCCAAGATGCTAAGCTCCAAATTGTACATGAGCTAACatcgaataaaaaaataagtgaTAGTTCTCTGTTGAAAAATTCGGACCAAATGATGGAAGTAATTAATGCCGATGGAATGCAAGCAAAGACCAGCAGTACACAGGCGTTTGTTGCTAGCAATAACAAAAGAAAGCCTAATGACTACTCCAGTCGCAACTTGTCAATACACTTTGACGAAGGCAGTAACAATTCACAAAACGAAGAGGAATTGTTTGATCATTTGGAAAAGCTGACTCCCGAAGAAGAACTAAAGGATGCAATTTACCGCAAATCTTGCAATCCATTCCTTCAACATTTACCCTGCTTTAAACTGCAAACGAAGATTGCAAATCCGTCCGAAATCGAAGCCCCGGATGCATCTATAAGTCAACCAACAAAGATTCACAAGTGCAGAGAATGCCGGCGTCGGACACCTCAGCAAGGTTCAAATGACGTGTATTGTCGTTTCTATGAGTTCAGATGTCTCCAATATACAGAAGATGGTCAATTATTAGTTGCCGGTTTCCCAAATCCATATACCGATCCCACTCAAGAAGAAATTAATATATGGAAACCGGATGAAAATACCGAACCAACTGCTGGTAACATTGACATACAAGTATGTCGCTATATTCTCCTCCACGTGGGAGACCAATTCTGCTACCTTTGGCGACAAGAAGCAGAAGCGTTAAAATTGCATGAGAATGCTAATAGCACAATAGCCTGGAAAAAGGTGGTACAAGGAATTCGTGAAATATGTGATGTGTGCGACACCACGCTTTTTAATTTCCATTGGACGTGTGATAAATGTGGTTTTGGTGTATGTTTAGATTGTTTTAAAGATCGCAAAGAAGGGACAccagtgcgaaaaatccagcctGGCGAAAAACCTCAGAAGGGCAGAGACGAATGCTACTGGTTATTGTGCTCGGGGGGAGTCATTCACCATATGAAAGACTTGATGTTGACTCAAATTATTGCAGGCGATGCGTTAAATGTATTGGGTAGATTATTGCATGATGTTCGACGACTGTGGCAAATTCCACAACTCTGTGGATGTTTATTGAGCCAACAAGAACTACCTAATGGAGAATTGAAATCACTTATACAAGATATGATAAAAGAATCCCAACTTAAGCAGCAAACAAGTGATTCTTCTCTAGCTACAGAAGAAACGCTAAGAAAGCAGTCGCGATTAGAGCAAATACATTCTAAGGCCCTGGAGTTCGCACGTTCAAATGGCATTGATTATGTTCCAGGGCGGACGCATAATAAACAAACATTGGGCAAGGATCCTATAACAAGTGCATTCGACAATTTtaaacatataaattttttgcgcAAAGGATTGGCAGGTCTAAGGAGATTTTTGCCGCCGAGGGCTATGATCTTGACACACTCCAGTCTAATTGCTCCAGGTGTTCCGCACGAGTGGCTATGTGATGGGAAATTATTGCGTCTTACTAATGCTAATCACCCAGATAATCGCATTCTATTTCAAGAGGTGTGGAAATGTGGGCAACCGGTTATGATATCAGAAGTTGCTGAATCGCTTAATTTGGATCTCTGGCGCCCAGACGCCTTTCTGAAAGATTTTGGAGATAAGCCAAATGATTTAATAAATTGTCTGAACGGTAACCTTGTTCCAAATCAACCAATGCGTCATTTCTGGGAAGGGTTTCAATGTATGAAGAAGAGACTACTGGACGCCAATGGCAAACCCATGTTGTTAAAACTTAAGGACTGGCCACCTGGagatgattttgcagaaatactTCCAACACGTTACATGGACTTGATGAGGGGACTTCCAATGCCAGAATATACATTGAGGACTGGTAATCTTAATATAGCCAGTTGCTTGCCCAAAATGTTCGTTCCACCCGACTTGGGGCCCAAAATGTATAACGCCTATGGTTCTGCATTCCATCCTGACAAGGGTACAACAAATTTACACTTAGATATATCGGATGCGGTTAACATAATGGTATATGTTGGTATACCTGAAGATTCTGACAGCAAATCCCAAATATCTGCCTCCCATAAAGCCATAGCAATGGGAGGTTGTGAATTCTTAACTCGAGCacgtgttcaaaataaaaatgtggttCCTGGTGCTTTGTGGCATATCTTTCCAGCAAGAGATGCAGATAAAATACGAGATCTTCTAAATAGAGTTACATTGGAAAAGGGATACAGATTGGAACCCGACCATGATCCCATTCATGATCAAAATTGGTATTTGGATGATAAATTACGTGCCAGATTATTTAAGGAATACGGAGTGGAGGGATATCCAATTGTTCAGTGCTTGGGCGATGCAGTATTTATTCCTGCAGGCGCACCTCATCAAGTACAAAATTTACATAACTGTATAAAAGTAGCGGAGGATTTTGTTTCACCTGAAAATATAACCCACTGCTTCCACCTTACTCACGAATTCAGAAGGCTATCGCATTCACATACAAACCACGAGGACAAGCTgcaaattaaaaacataatttacCATGCCATTAAAGATTGCTGCACCATTCTAACAAGATCGTTAGAGAATCGTCTTGATCAGGAGATAAGTCAAGCTGAAGAAATGAAACGTACAATCCAGAATAGGGCTGACAATATTGCTGATTTTGCTTga
- the Ras85D gene encoding GTPase ras-like protein 1: MTEYKLVVVGAGGVGKSALTIQLIQNHFVDEYDPTIEDSYRKQVVIDGETCLLDILDTAGQEEYSAMRDQYMRTGEGFLLVFAVNSAKSFEDIGTYREQIKRVKDAEEVPMVLVGNKCDLQAWAVNMNQAREVAKQYGIPFVETSAKTRMGVDDAFYTLVREIRKDKEHRGKKGRKTNKHINRKFKCELL, translated from the exons ATGACTGAATATAAACTTGTAGTAGTAGGCGCGGGTGGTGTTGGAAAGTCTGCCTTAACCATTCAATTAATACAGAATCACTTTGTTGATGAGTACGATCCAACAATAGAGGATTCATATAGAAAGCAAGTGGTGATTG ATGGTGAGACATGCTTGCTTGATATTTTGGATACTGCTGGACAAGAAGAATATTCGGCGATGCGGGACCAATACATGAGAACGGGCGAAGGGTTTTTGTTGGTATTTGCTGTAAACAGCGCTAAATCATTTGAAGACATTGGTACATATCGTGAACAAATCAAACGAGTGAAAGATGCGGAAGAGGTGCCTATGGTCCTTGTGGGAAACAAATGTGATTTACAGGCGTGGGCCGTTAACATGAACCAAGCAAGAGAG GTTGCCAAGCAGTACGGAATACCATTTGTAGAAACATCGGCAAAAACACGTATGGGTGTGGATGACGCCTTCTACACTCTAGTTCGAGAAATTCGTAAGGATAAAGAGCACCGGGGAAAGAAAGGACGTAAAACGAACAAACACATCAATCGCAAATTCAAATGTGAACTTCTTTAA